Proteins encoded in a region of the Scrofimicrobium sp. R131 genome:
- a CDS encoding extracellular solute-binding protein, whose protein sequence is MKNRNLGLLAALSVTVGLTLTGCGVSGSSESESGAASGDSAAPVDIMAVEDDQLQGATIRLARFFGDCQETTEGVTDLDKATTECEAIQILTNKFEAENPWGIKVERMGGAAWHSYYDGLNAAMASSDRPDLAVMHGSNLPEYADRGLLVEVPADLGVDPADFTAAASAATEFDGKQYAVPFDSHAIVSHLNMDILNEAGLVDADGTYQMPTSVEELYADAKAVKEKTGKTYLDIALTGDPMGSRFWEAMIYQQGGELINLETGEAEMDSDAAKQALEVINTLAQEGYTDSTHDYDGSVQAFLRGDSAIMYNGSWAVNQFDAEAPFDYQVADAPMLFDQPATWANSHTWVVPVQDSADPVQYRAAFELAKFYNEHTADWAIKTGHMPASQKALESEEYLAAPHRDQYLETAKNYGTLPPRIVQWPAVDAAIQEGIEATWLNGQPIDSTLSDLQARVSGIVSN, encoded by the coding sequence ATGAAAAACCGAAATCTAGGCCTATTGGCGGCGCTGAGCGTCACCGTTGGCCTCACCCTGACCGGATGTGGTGTCAGCGGGAGCTCAGAGTCCGAGAGCGGTGCCGCCTCGGGTGACTCGGCTGCCCCCGTCGACATCATGGCGGTGGAAGACGACCAGCTCCAGGGGGCGACTATCCGCCTCGCCCGATTCTTCGGGGACTGTCAGGAAACCACCGAAGGGGTCACCGATCTCGACAAAGCCACCACCGAGTGCGAGGCAATCCAGATTCTCACCAATAAGTTCGAGGCGGAAAACCCCTGGGGGATCAAAGTTGAGCGGATGGGTGGCGCGGCCTGGCACTCGTATTACGACGGGTTGAACGCGGCCATGGCCAGCTCGGATCGCCCCGACCTGGCGGTCATGCATGGCTCCAACCTGCCCGAATATGCGGATCGTGGGCTGCTGGTCGAGGTGCCTGCCGACCTTGGGGTCGACCCCGCCGACTTCACCGCCGCTGCCAGCGCCGCCACCGAGTTCGACGGGAAGCAGTACGCGGTCCCGTTCGACTCCCACGCCATCGTCTCCCACCTGAACATGGACATCCTGAACGAGGCTGGGCTGGTGGACGCCGATGGCACCTATCAGATGCCCACTTCCGTGGAAGAATTGTACGCGGATGCGAAGGCAGTCAAGGAGAAGACCGGGAAAACTTACCTGGACATTGCTCTGACCGGCGATCCGATGGGCAGCCGATTCTGGGAAGCAATGATCTACCAGCAGGGCGGCGAACTGATCAACCTGGAAACCGGCGAAGCCGAGATGGACAGTGATGCGGCCAAGCAGGCGTTGGAGGTAATCAACACCCTGGCCCAGGAAGGTTACACCGATTCCACCCACGATTACGACGGATCGGTGCAAGCATTCCTGCGCGGAGATTCCGCCATTATGTACAACGGATCCTGGGCGGTGAACCAGTTCGATGCGGAGGCTCCGTTCGACTACCAGGTGGCCGACGCTCCGATGCTGTTCGACCAGCCCGCAACCTGGGCTAACTCGCACACCTGGGTGGTGCCGGTGCAGGACTCGGCCGACCCGGTCCAGTATCGAGCCGCGTTCGAGTTGGCTAAGTTCTACAACGAACACACTGCCGACTGGGCGATCAAGACCGGGCATATGCCGGCCTCGCAAAAGGCCCTCGAATCTGAGGAATACCTGGCTGCTCCCCACCGCGATCAGTACCTGGAGACGGCCAAGAACTACGGCACCTTGCCGCCTCGGATCGTCCAGTGGCCGGCGGTGGACGCGGCGATCCAGGAGGGAATTGAGGCGACCTGGTTGAATGGCCAGCCGATCGACTCCACCCTGAGCGACCTCCAAGCTCGCGTGTCAGGGATCGTGTCAAACTAG
- a CDS encoding LacI family DNA-binding transcriptional regulator has translation MGRPATMRDVAKRARVSQRTVSNVVNNYVHVSPDTRQRVLDAIEELGYRPNVAAQSLRAGRTKIIALAVPNISWPYFGEIAHLVQAEAERRGFTLVVAETEGALEKELQVLKGFNANLIDGLILSSIELGEEDIRQLGAPIPLVLIGERISGAGRPHFQIDGYRAGRELTRHVYDQGARTFLFVGSTTTTMTEGPGQERLGGFLAGLAALGVTSDAWTSIDCQWTYKGGFRALRSWLGQHRPPDAILCMNDIVASGVMRALADAGYRVPADVLVAGWDDTREAKYLIPSLTTIAPDKEEIARLAVQSLAEMLQSGRHQGSDNLVSHRLRVRESTVRDAGRN, from the coding sequence ATGGGCCGACCGGCAACCATGCGCGATGTTGCGAAGAGAGCACGGGTCTCTCAACGAACTGTTTCCAACGTGGTGAACAACTACGTCCACGTCTCCCCGGACACCCGTCAGCGGGTTCTCGACGCGATTGAAGAGCTCGGCTACCGGCCCAATGTGGCCGCGCAAAGCCTCCGGGCCGGTCGGACGAAGATTATTGCCCTGGCTGTGCCGAACATTTCCTGGCCTTACTTCGGCGAAATCGCCCACCTGGTGCAGGCGGAGGCCGAACGTCGCGGCTTCACACTGGTGGTGGCGGAGACCGAGGGAGCGCTGGAAAAGGAGTTGCAGGTCTTAAAGGGCTTCAATGCGAACCTGATCGACGGCCTGATCCTGTCCTCAATTGAACTGGGGGAAGAGGACATCCGGCAGCTGGGTGCCCCGATCCCGCTGGTCCTAATTGGCGAGCGGATCAGCGGCGCCGGCCGCCCGCACTTCCAAATCGACGGGTACCGGGCCGGTCGCGAACTGACCCGACATGTCTACGACCAGGGTGCCCGCACGTTCCTGTTCGTTGGTTCCACCACCACAACCATGACCGAGGGGCCCGGCCAGGAACGGTTGGGTGGGTTCCTTGCGGGACTGGCCGCGTTGGGGGTGACGTCCGACGCCTGGACCAGCATCGATTGCCAGTGGACCTACAAGGGCGGATTCCGGGCGCTCCGCAGCTGGCTGGGCCAGCACCGACCGCCGGACGCCATCCTCTGCATGAACGACATTGTCGCCTCCGGGGTGATGCGAGCCCTGGCCGACGCCGGTTACCGGGTGCCAGCCGACGTGTTGGTCGCCGGCTGGGACGACACGAGAGAAGCGAAATACCTGATTCCGTCCCTGACCACCATTGCCCCGGACAAAGAGGAGATCGCCCGCCTGGCAGTTCAGTCCCTGGCGGAAATGCTGCAGTCAGGTCGGCATCAGGGAAGCGACAACCTGGTCAGCCATCGACTGCGGGTGCGCGAGTCGACCGTCAGGGATGCGGGCAGGAACTGA
- a CDS encoding ABC transporter ATP-binding protein gives MSAVIQTWGLHKRYGQHPALESLDLKVEEGSVFGLIGPNGAGKTTTLRILLDIIRPTAGKVSVLGADPRVGGARLRQQIGYVPGELRLQGRLRGRDLLERLAQISGPVPPGAIEQLAERLGADLSRPVRTLSKGNKQKLGLIQAFMHQPKLLVLDEPTSGLDPLVQREFLGLVREARSAGQTVLLSSHVLSEIQQAADQVAVLSEGKIVAEGPVASLRLASIRRVRATVTGWNEADIREALGSLPEVTELLLAPDAEQVRVSLTWRGEIDPLVRTLTAGTVRDLTVEEPDLEESVLSLYAPEGEGQ, from the coding sequence ATGTCTGCGGTGATTCAAACCTGGGGTCTTCATAAACGATACGGCCAGCATCCGGCCCTGGAAAGCCTCGACCTAAAGGTGGAAGAGGGGAGTGTCTTCGGCCTGATCGGCCCCAATGGGGCGGGAAAGACGACCACTCTCCGGATCCTCTTGGACATTATCCGCCCGACCGCGGGCAAGGTCAGCGTGCTGGGGGCGGATCCCCGTGTGGGCGGGGCCCGGCTGCGCCAGCAGATCGGATACGTTCCCGGTGAGCTGCGCTTGCAGGGACGTCTGCGCGGCCGCGACCTGCTTGAGCGCCTGGCTCAGATTTCCGGACCGGTCCCACCGGGAGCCATTGAGCAGTTGGCTGAGCGGCTGGGGGCTGACCTGAGCCGGCCGGTCCGAACCCTGTCCAAGGGGAACAAACAGAAGCTCGGTTTGATTCAAGCCTTTATGCACCAACCTAAGCTCCTGGTGCTAGATGAACCCACCTCCGGGTTGGACCCCCTCGTTCAACGGGAGTTCCTGGGCCTGGTGAGGGAGGCACGCTCGGCCGGTCAAACGGTGCTGCTCAGCTCCCACGTCCTCAGCGAGATCCAGCAGGCGGCCGATCAGGTGGCCGTTCTCTCCGAGGGGAAGATCGTGGCCGAAGGCCCGGTCGCATCGTTGCGCCTGGCAAGTATTCGTCGGGTGCGGGCCACCGTCACCGGGTGGAACGAGGCTGACATCCGGGAGGCATTGGGATCACTTCCCGAAGTGACTGAGCTGTTGCTGGCGCCCGACGCGGAGCAGGTGCGGGTGTCTCTCACCTGGCGAGGCGAAATCGACCCGTTGGTTCGCACCCTGACCGCTGGAACCGTCCGGGACCTGACGGTAGAGGAACCCGACCTAGAAGAGTCGGTGCTCAGCTTGTACGCGCCGGAAGGGGAGGGACAGTGA
- a CDS encoding ABC transporter permease subunit: protein MPIYRGMMVDGWRSFLAWLVGFAALILLYLPLYPSMSSPELVSLLDSLPKQLVQTIGYDQISTGAGYTQSTFFGLMGFLLLTVAAIAWAASVTGGAEESGELELTLAHGVSRVQYGMESSLALLSRLVLIGVLAGILIWLVGGPAGLELEAGNLAAVVLAWVGLGLIAGAGAFFVGLASGRRTWAIGAGAAVGVVGYLLQALAKNSESLEWMKYLSPYDWAFSQQPLSNGFDWGGLALLWGLSALLIVGGVFVLSRRDILG from the coding sequence ATGCCCATTTACCGCGGAATGATGGTTGACGGTTGGCGCTCGTTCCTCGCCTGGCTGGTAGGGTTTGCCGCGCTCATTTTGCTTTACCTGCCGCTGTACCCGTCGATGAGTTCGCCGGAGCTAGTGTCACTGCTTGACTCCCTTCCCAAACAGCTGGTGCAGACGATTGGCTACGACCAGATCAGCACCGGGGCCGGCTACACGCAGTCCACGTTCTTTGGCCTGATGGGCTTCCTGCTGCTCACTGTTGCCGCGATTGCCTGGGCAGCCAGCGTCACCGGCGGCGCTGAAGAGTCGGGCGAGTTGGAGCTGACCCTGGCTCATGGCGTCAGCCGGGTGCAGTACGGGATGGAAAGCTCCTTGGCACTGCTGTCCCGGCTGGTACTGATCGGGGTCCTGGCCGGGATCTTGATCTGGCTAGTTGGGGGACCCGCCGGGTTGGAGCTGGAAGCCGGCAACCTGGCGGCTGTCGTCCTGGCTTGGGTGGGACTTGGTCTGATTGCGGGCGCGGGGGCGTTTTTTGTCGGGCTGGCTTCCGGTCGGCGAACCTGGGCGATCGGAGCGGGTGCGGCAGTGGGAGTGGTGGGGTACCTACTGCAGGCACTGGCCAAAAACTCCGAGTCGCTCGAGTGGATGAAGTACCTCTCTCCTTACGATTGGGCGTTTAGTCAACAGCCGCTGTCCAACGGGTTTGACTGGGGTGGATTGGCCCTCCTTTGGGGCCTGTCCGCACTGCTGATTGTGGGCGGCGTGTTCGTCCTGTCGCGAAGAGACATTCTGGGCTAA
- a CDS encoding BspA family leucine-rich repeat surface protein — protein sequence MKQTFRKTKVVAAGALCGALALAGTTSALAAGEEPPQSGPAVEVPGAPAQPIAPASIPVGGVSGVWGEVSWQIDEAGVLEIGPGHLFDQMDMSQGWRVYSDDITKVVFTGPDPTILAENSSGLFQNMYLVTEFEGLENVDASQVRTLANAFSSLLALQTLDLSSWDTSSLQDLSFTFAGSFALTSLDVSTWNTSNVTSLFATFAACEALVDLDISNWNVGQVQSMNITFLHANSLEELDLSNWNPAQNYSLSGTFSEMASLRSLNLAGWDLSNVTDLASMAANTPSLETLDLSGWDTRHIFSSSLMLQNSAVSTLILGENTVLSLFSDLRDLAADDVFTGNWVEIGSGTVDEPRESSWEGTSSDLLTRTQDVREAGTYVLQRHTTVEFDANHPDATGSVAAVTGRTGFPVLIPANEFEAADYTFNGWNLAADGTSTHFSVGESAYFGGGTTTVFAQWVPVDVDPDPEPEPSPTPDPDEKPEDKPKDSENKDLAQTGASGLWLGLAALGLLGLGAGTTVWSRRRNA from the coding sequence GTGAAGCAGACTTTCAGGAAAACCAAGGTAGTCGCCGCCGGAGCCCTGTGCGGCGCCTTGGCGCTTGCCGGAACTACCAGTGCGCTGGCAGCGGGTGAAGAACCACCCCAATCCGGCCCGGCCGTTGAGGTACCAGGTGCACCTGCCCAACCAATCGCTCCCGCCTCGATTCCCGTGGGCGGGGTCTCTGGCGTGTGGGGTGAGGTGAGCTGGCAGATCGATGAGGCCGGGGTCCTTGAGATTGGCCCCGGGCACCTGTTCGACCAAATGGACATGTCACAGGGTTGGCGCGTTTACAGTGACGACATCACCAAGGTCGTCTTTACCGGTCCGGATCCGACCATTTTGGCCGAGAATAGCTCGGGACTGTTCCAAAACATGTACTTGGTGACTGAGTTTGAAGGGTTGGAGAACGTCGATGCCAGCCAGGTTCGGACTCTCGCCAACGCCTTCTCCAGCCTGCTTGCGCTGCAGACGCTCGACCTGTCCAGCTGGGACACCTCCAGTCTGCAGGATTTGAGCTTCACCTTTGCGGGCAGCTTCGCGCTCACTTCATTGGATGTCTCCACTTGGAACACCTCCAACGTGACTTCTCTCTTCGCTACCTTTGCGGCTTGCGAAGCTCTTGTCGACCTCGATATCTCCAATTGGAATGTCGGCCAGGTCCAATCGATGAACATCACGTTCCTGCATGCAAACTCACTAGAAGAACTAGATCTCTCCAACTGGAACCCGGCTCAGAACTATTCCCTCAGCGGCACCTTCTCTGAGATGGCGTCGTTGCGCTCACTGAACCTGGCGGGTTGGGACCTATCTAACGTGACCGACCTGGCCTCGATGGCGGCCAACACCCCGTCTCTGGAGACTCTGGACCTGTCGGGGTGGGATACCCGGCACATCTTCAGTAGCTCACTGATGTTGCAGAATTCCGCGGTCAGCACCCTGATTCTGGGAGAGAACACCGTCCTGTCCCTGTTTAGCGACCTGCGTGACTTGGCCGCTGACGACGTGTTCACCGGCAATTGGGTGGAAATTGGATCCGGAACGGTGGACGAGCCGCGTGAGTCTTCCTGGGAGGGGACTAGTTCCGATCTGCTCACCCGGACCCAGGATGTGCGCGAAGCAGGAACCTATGTCTTGCAGCGGCATACCACCGTTGAATTTGACGCTAATCACCCAGATGCGACCGGGTCTGTGGCGGCGGTGACGGGGCGAACCGGTTTTCCGGTGCTGATCCCCGCCAACGAGTTCGAGGCCGCCGACTACACCTTCAATGGCTGGAATCTGGCTGCAGATGGAACTTCGACCCATTTCAGCGTGGGGGAGAGCGCGTACTTTGGGGGCGGTACCACCACTGTGTTCGCCCAGTGGGTGCCGGTGGATGTCGATCCCGACCCGGAACCAGAACCCAGCCCGACGCCGGACCCGGACGAGAAACCGGAGGACAAGCCAAAAGACTCCGAGAATAAGGACCTGGCCCAAACCGGGGCGAGCGGCCTTTGGCTCGGGCTGGCGGCACTGGGTCTGCTTGGACTGGGAGCTGGCACCACCGTGTGGTCGCGCCGGCGCAATGCCTAG
- a CDS encoding FUSC family protein yields the protein MKGKQFLTPGLKQRIKGTVILLTSVLIPATIVGHFFGLERALPYGMAILYSMMFARVVSNLQAAAIITVGAILAALSTVVGKDPLGAAALIFVAALLQGVTNYRATGVLTLAPAMVIFFGPGPIHLNWDEAALWVVAGGTTGVVISRLLRIHTPPVTVGQDISIKHGLVLGTLGAILIFVAMKGHWQHGYWAPLTLMMALRPVPGQRMSSLEGRLTGTMIGGVIALVTFRYLPHDALLALGIVGLCLTVAFMQGRNYLLQALAMTPTLLVLVTLGDTGHATDFALQRIVFTALGVAVAVPGVYFLRWWDDQGPIKLPFLPPAPTQTDDPAEAEPKS from the coding sequence GTGAAAGGCAAACAGTTCCTCACCCCCGGCCTGAAACAGCGGATCAAAGGCACCGTCATCCTTTTGACCAGCGTGCTGATTCCCGCCACAATTGTGGGTCATTTCTTCGGGTTGGAGCGGGCCCTGCCGTACGGGATGGCGATCCTCTACTCGATGATGTTTGCCCGGGTGGTCTCCAACTTGCAGGCCGCCGCCATCATTACCGTCGGGGCCATCCTGGCCGCCCTCTCCACCGTGGTCGGGAAGGACCCGCTCGGGGCAGCGGCCCTGATCTTTGTTGCCGCGCTCCTGCAGGGAGTGACGAACTATCGCGCCACCGGGGTCCTCACCCTCGCCCCGGCCATGGTGATCTTCTTTGGGCCCGGCCCCATCCACCTCAACTGGGATGAGGCCGCCCTGTGGGTGGTGGCCGGGGGAACCACCGGCGTGGTGATCTCGCGCCTGCTCCGCATTCACACGCCGCCGGTGACGGTGGGACAGGACATCTCTATCAAGCACGGGCTTGTCCTTGGGACTCTCGGAGCCATCCTGATCTTCGTCGCGATGAAGGGGCACTGGCAGCACGGCTACTGGGCTCCGCTGACTTTGATGATGGCGCTCAGACCGGTTCCCGGACAGCGGATGAGTTCCCTGGAGGGACGGCTAACCGGGACCATGATTGGGGGCGTGATCGCCCTGGTCACCTTCCGGTACCTACCCCACGACGCCCTGTTGGCCCTCGGAATCGTGGGCCTGTGCTTGACGGTGGCATTCATGCAGGGCCGCAACTACCTGCTGCAGGCTCTGGCCATGACCCCGACCCTGCTCGTGTTGGTCACCCTGGGGGACACCGGGCACGCCACCGACTTCGCGCTGCAGCGGATCGTTTTCACGGCTCTCGGGGTGGCGGTGGCGGTTCCGGGAGTCTACTTCCTCCGCTGGTGGGACGACCAGGGGCCGATCAAGCTCCCGTTCCTGCCCCCGGCGCCCACGCAGACGGACGATCCGGCGGAAGCCGAACCGAAATCTTAA
- a CDS encoding ATP-binding cassette domain-containing protein, translated as MSVRFGNQLALDRFTGEFPAGQITALAGGDGAGKSTLLRALAGRIEGVTSPVPRARLGYQPATAGSWAALSVLQNLEFVARAYGVQTRDRLPELLHQADLWEARHRMAGRLSGGMRQKLAFLMATVHRPDLVLLDEPTTGVDPVSRGKLWELISAAAAEGAAVVLATTYLDEAERAGRLFFLADGTTLAHGAPDEVLAAMPGHLWRQTNPDHTTPARTHQWQRGRELYRWTSAEESAAPKGFRTAQPDLENASIAFQLAADTRETPAVDQLQTWRSRPSGAVLVETDQVQRHYGPVKAVDGVSMSVRAGEIVGLLGGNGAGKTTLMRVLLGLERPTAGQCSVFGGNPDRKTRRRIGYVAQGLGLYPNLSAVENLRFATRVQQVDASPGALELAQTYGSTPVGQLALGTRRVLAYLCATQHQPELLILDEPTSGMDPLARAQLWQAIRAASEAGTGILVTTHYMQEASQCDHLVMLASGRVVAEGSAEQIAAQHCSVQVRTDDWPAAFGLLRQAGLPSLLDGRLLRLPGADRAQVEEILGGLTSAVEVSEGPATLEETMMLG; from the coding sequence GTGAGCGTCAGGTTCGGGAACCAACTGGCCCTCGACCGGTTTACCGGCGAGTTTCCAGCCGGACAGATCACCGCCCTTGCCGGCGGTGACGGAGCGGGAAAGTCCACCCTGCTCCGTGCCCTGGCCGGCCGGATCGAAGGCGTTACCAGTCCGGTCCCCCGTGCCCGATTGGGATATCAGCCGGCCACTGCCGGCTCGTGGGCAGCCCTATCGGTGCTTCAAAACCTGGAGTTCGTCGCCCGGGCCTACGGCGTTCAGACCAGGGATCGGCTCCCGGAGCTTTTGCATCAGGCCGACCTGTGGGAGGCGCGCCACCGGATGGCCGGACGCCTCTCCGGAGGGATGCGGCAGAAGCTGGCATTTCTAATGGCCACCGTTCATCGTCCGGACCTGGTGCTGCTGGATGAACCCACGACCGGGGTCGACCCGGTCAGCCGCGGCAAGCTGTGGGAGCTGATCTCAGCCGCCGCAGCCGAGGGGGCCGCCGTCGTGCTCGCCACCACCTATCTGGACGAGGCGGAGCGGGCCGGTCGACTGTTTTTCCTCGCTGACGGAACCACCCTCGCACACGGCGCCCCGGACGAGGTGCTGGCAGCCATGCCCGGTCACCTCTGGCGCCAAACCAACCCCGATCACACCACCCCGGCTCGGACCCATCAGTGGCAGCGCGGCCGGGAACTGTACCGGTGGACGTCGGCCGAAGAGTCGGCTGCCCCCAAGGGCTTTCGGACCGCCCAGCCGGATCTGGAGAACGCCAGCATCGCATTCCAACTGGCCGCCGACACGAGGGAAACCCCCGCCGTCGACCAACTGCAGACTTGGCGCTCCCGGCCCAGCGGCGCCGTCCTGGTGGAGACCGACCAGGTCCAGCGCCACTACGGGCCGGTGAAGGCGGTCGACGGGGTGAGCATGTCGGTGCGCGCCGGTGAGATTGTTGGGCTGTTGGGTGGCAACGGGGCCGGGAAGACCACTCTGATGCGGGTTCTGCTCGGGTTGGAGCGACCCACCGCCGGGCAGTGCTCCGTCTTTGGTGGCAACCCCGACCGGAAGACCAGACGGCGGATCGGCTACGTGGCTCAGGGCTTGGGCCTGTATCCGAATCTGAGCGCGGTCGAGAACCTGCGCTTTGCCACCAGGGTGCAGCAGGTGGACGCCTCGCCCGGGGCGCTGGAGTTGGCTCAGACCTACGGGTCAACTCCGGTTGGGCAATTGGCCCTGGGGACCAGACGGGTACTCGCCTACCTGTGCGCCACCCAGCACCAGCCGGAACTGCTGATCCTGGACGAGCCCACTTCGGGAATGGATCCGCTGGCCCGAGCCCAACTGTGGCAGGCTATCCGGGCGGCATCGGAGGCCGGCACCGGGATCCTGGTGACCACGCACTACATGCAGGAGGCGAGCCAGTGCGACCACCTGGTGATGCTCGCCTCGGGCCGGGTGGTGGCGGAAGGCAGCGCCGAACAGATCGCTGCCCAACACTGCTCCGTCCAGGTTCGAACTGACGATTGGCCCGCTGCTTTTGGGCTGCTGCGCCAAGCTGGCCTTCCCTCTCTGCTCGACGGCCGATTGTTGCGCCTACCCGGGGCAGACCGGGCCCAGGTGGAGGAAATCCTGGGTGGCCTCACCTCGGCGGTGGAGGTCAGCGAAGGACCCGCTACCCTGGAAGAGACCATGATGCTGGGTTAA
- a CDS encoding ABC transporter permease: MRALIFKEFRELARDHRTLGLLIALPIVLLVIFGYAANFSVAKVDTVVIGPGAEELAERIGTFPTGADQLNLVGVHPETSGEQAETLLRDQEANLVLVAKGLSTDSSSEAPLTDQMSAYTDGSSLFAAQAAQRAVMQLAIEDTQARAEAAQAQVEQARAQAAEQQEQFTRFASDLKAYLQGLQQAQLTGGPIPTPPTAPAQVAAPSLPELSAPDLSPDDLVTVLFNPDLKTSTVMIPGLIGLILLFIGAVITSIGLVREREAGTLEQLAVMPLRPSAIILGKITPYFLLSIFDLVVITALGVWIFQVPFVGPLWLFGLTGFVYLFVVLGIGVLVSSFSQTTGQAIQMAIMFAVPQVLLSGLIFPLSSMPIGVRWIGYLLPLTWYREVAMGVMLRGAGVSSLWLPLLILTGMAVVIFTGATARMHYALTHGGTR, translated from the coding sequence ATGCGAGCACTGATTTTCAAAGAGTTTCGCGAGCTAGCCCGCGACCATCGAACCCTGGGGCTCCTGATCGCCCTCCCAATTGTCCTGCTGGTTATTTTCGGCTACGCCGCCAACTTCTCCGTCGCGAAGGTGGACACGGTGGTGATCGGCCCGGGAGCAGAGGAACTGGCCGAACGGATTGGAACTTTTCCCACCGGTGCGGATCAGCTCAACCTGGTCGGGGTTCACCCCGAAACGAGCGGCGAGCAGGCCGAGACCCTCCTGCGTGACCAAGAAGCCAACCTGGTGCTGGTGGCTAAGGGACTGTCAACCGACTCGTCCTCAGAGGCTCCCTTGACCGACCAGATGAGTGCGTACACTGATGGCTCCAGCCTGTTCGCTGCCCAGGCGGCCCAGCGCGCCGTGATGCAACTGGCTATTGAGGACACGCAGGCTCGGGCAGAGGCAGCGCAGGCCCAGGTGGAGCAGGCCCGCGCACAGGCCGCAGAGCAGCAGGAACAGTTCACCCGGTTCGCGTCAGACCTAAAGGCCTACCTGCAGGGTCTCCAGCAGGCGCAACTCACCGGTGGCCCAATCCCGACCCCGCCCACCGCTCCGGCGCAGGTGGCGGCGCCCTCCCTGCCGGAGCTGAGCGCCCCCGACCTGTCCCCCGACGACTTGGTCACCGTCCTGTTCAACCCGGACCTGAAGACGTCCACGGTGATGATCCCGGGTCTGATTGGACTAATTCTGCTGTTTATCGGTGCGGTGATCACCTCCATCGGCCTGGTGCGCGAGCGGGAAGCCGGCACCTTGGAGCAACTGGCAGTGATGCCACTGCGTCCTTCGGCCATCATCCTGGGCAAGATCACTCCCTACTTCCTGCTCTCCATCTTCGACCTGGTGGTGATCACCGCCCTGGGGGTGTGGATCTTCCAAGTTCCCTTTGTCGGACCGCTCTGGCTCTTCGGACTAACCGGCTTCGTCTACCTGTTCGTGGTCCTGGGCATCGGGGTGCTGGTGTCGTCGTTCTCGCAGACCACCGGTCAGGCCATTCAGATGGCAATCATGTTTGCCGTGCCGCAAGTGCTGCTTTCCGGCCTGATCTTCCCACTTTCGTCCATGCCGATCGGCGTCCGTTGGATTGGCTACCTGCTGCCCCTCACCTGGTATCGGGAAGTTGCCATGGGCGTGATGCTGCGCGGTGCCGGCGTCTCCAGCCTCTGGCTGCCGCTGCTGATCCTAACCGGGATGGCGGTGGTGATCTTCACGGGTGCGACAGCGCGGATGCACTACGCCCTCACGCACGGGGGCACCCGCTGA
- a CDS encoding TetR/AcrR family transcriptional regulator produces the protein MAGPNQDDPAPVRRGRRPGAGDSREDILRAAREVFGEEGFQRATIRRIGARAGVDAKLVHYYFGSKEDLFSHLLQEAFEQVGAPELLAWRERPEGSSFTQLFLLSLLSTLDQPGLGPVFVGLIRGLGSDEESRQLFLRFISTQIKGQMMPLLPGPDPELRVTLAGAQMLGLVMTRYVVQVPPVSTMSPTELAVLISPTLDRYLFGSLEDLSPSD, from the coding sequence ATGGCGGGTCCAAACCAAGACGACCCGGCGCCTGTTCGGCGGGGTCGGCGCCCGGGGGCGGGGGATAGCCGTGAGGACATCTTGCGAGCGGCCCGGGAAGTCTTCGGAGAAGAGGGCTTTCAGCGGGCGACCATCAGGCGGATTGGAGCGCGCGCCGGCGTGGATGCCAAGCTGGTGCACTATTACTTCGGGTCCAAAGAAGACCTGTTCAGTCACCTGCTCCAAGAGGCTTTTGAACAGGTGGGAGCACCCGAACTCCTGGCCTGGCGCGAGCGGCCCGAGGGGAGCTCATTCACCCAGCTGTTCCTGCTGTCCCTGCTGTCCACTCTGGATCAGCCCGGCCTGGGACCGGTCTTTGTCGGCCTAATTCGCGGTCTGGGCAGCGATGAGGAATCCAGGCAGTTGTTTCTACGCTTTATTTCCACCCAGATTAAGGGCCAGATGATGCCGCTTCTTCCCGGACCTGATCCGGAGCTGCGCGTGACTTTGGCCGGCGCGCAGATGCTGGGACTGGTGATGACTCGCTACGTCGTTCAGGTTCCACCGGTGTCGACCATGTCTCCGACGGAGCTGGCCGTCCTCATCTCTCCGACCCTGGATCGGTACCTGTTCGGCTCACTGGAGGACCTCTCGCCCTCGGACTAA